One part of the Ochotona princeps isolate mOchPri1 chromosome 3, mOchPri1.hap1, whole genome shotgun sequence genome encodes these proteins:
- the GPR171 gene encoding G-protein coupled receptor 171 codes for MTNSSYFCPVYRDLEPFTYFFYLVFLVGIIGSCFAAWAFMQKKTNHRCVSIYLINLLTADFLLTLALPVKIVVDLGVAPWKLRIFHCQVTACLIYINMYLSIIFLAFVSMDRCLQLIHSSRIYRIQEPGFAKMISAVVWLMVLLIMVPNMLIPIKDIKERSQVGCMDFKQEFGRNWHVLTNFLCVAIFLNFSTIILISNCLVVQQLYRNKDNENYPQVKRALINILLVTAGYITCFVPYHIVRIPYTLSQTEFISDCATRISLFKAKEATLLLAVSNLCFDPILYYHLSKAFRLKVTETFTSLKETKNLSPEDKASCGDGV; via the coding sequence ATGACGAACAGTTCATACTTCTGCCCAGTTTACAGGGATCTGGAACCATTCACGTactttttttatttggttttccTTGTTGGGATTATTGGGAGTTGCTTTGCAGCTTGGGCTTTCATGCAGAAGAAAACAAACCACAGGTGTGTGAGCATCTACTTAATTAACTTGCTGACGGCCGATTTCCTGCTTACGCTGGCATTGCCAGTGAAGATCGTGGTCGACCTGGGAGTGGCTCCCTGGAAGCTGAGGATATTCCACTGCCAGGTAACAGCCTGCCTCATCTACATCAACATGTACCTGTCCATTATCTTCCTAGCCTTCGTCAGCATGGATCGCTGTCTTCAGTTAATACACAGCTCCAGGATCTACCGAATACAAGAGCCTGGATTTGCCAAAATGATATCGGCCGTGGTGTGGCTTATGGTCCTTCTTATTATGGTGCCAAACATGCTCATCCCTATCAAAGACATCAAGGAAAGGTCCCAAGTGGGTTGCATGGATTTTAAACAGGAGTTTGGAAGAAACTGGCATGTGCTCACCAACTTCCTATGTGTAGCAATATTTCTGAATTTCTCGACCATCATTTTGATCTCTAACTGTCTTGTAGTTCAACAACTCTACAGAAACAAAGACAATGAAAATTACCCACAAGTGAAAAGAGCTCTCATCAACATACTGTTGGTGACTGCAGGATACATCACGTGCTTTGTTCCTTACCACATTGTCCGAATCCCCTACACCCTCAGCCAGACAGAATTTATATCAGACTGTGCAACCAGGATCTCGCTCTTCAAAGCAAAAGAGGCcaccctgctcctggctgtgtcAAACCTGTGCTTTGACCCTATCCTGTACTATCATCTCTCAAAAGCATTCCGCTTGAAAGTCACTGAGACTTTCACCTCCCTGAAGGAGACCAAGAATTTGTCTCCTGAAGACAAAGCCAGCTGTGGTGATGGCGTATGA